GaggtaaattatatttttttggactaacacatgaaatatattttaaaaaatctatacTAATAACACGATTTATTATATTGCAGGATAGATCAATGCAATCAACATCTGATTGGTTCATTTTGATTAACTATGAGAGAACCTCAACTTTTTGTACAATATCAAGTCAATGCTAACATATTATTACttcttttgtattttgttttcgaTATTTCATATATATGCAATGAAAATATTCAAAACACAACCAATTATCTTAATGTAGTTCTATCCAAACTACAAATTACTTTTTGGAATATCAAGAATGGTGCATAATATCTTAAGTTGATgtaagtgtgtgtttggtttgacggttgctagaattgagtttggaagaattgagtttgagagaattgattttggttaaaagtgagtttagGTAacgtgatttatgtttggatacattaaatAAAAGTGATTCTTATCAATTTATGATGTTTGGATAATTGGTATCAAAATTGCTTTTAAACTTGTAAATTACCAAAATGTCTCCAACTCCCACCAACTCCaaccaatattattttttaaagagcAGCTCGACACTGGTAAACAAAATCCAATAAAATCACTTGTATCTCTCTTAATAACACCACCACCTGTTTTACtttcagaaaaaataaaataaacaccaCAACTTTTGTCAAAATTAAAACACCACCATCATTCATTTTTCTAGAATTTTTCCAGAATCTTCAATAACCTTCTACCTTTTCTCCTTCCATCTCTCAACTTTATCATACCCTTTTTTTTCGTTTCTCCTTCCCCATCTCTCAATATTCTTCTACCATATTCTAGCAATTTTTTCATCTAATCTCTCGTTTCCCTCATCATCAACATGCTACAGTGCTCAAACAAATTGGTGGTGTTATTGATTTTAGAGGGGAAAAGTAACATGTAGCTTGTTCGAATGGTGGATCTGGAGGGTGAATTTGGGAAAGGCAATATGTCAAGGGCAGATAGggaataaaaaagaagaataaaaagcaTTTAAAGAAAAGATCTCCAAATCAATTTTCCTTTGACGCGGAAGCTTGGAATTGTAGCTTCCATTGAACTCGCGtttggagtgaagaatcacgTTTCATGAttcgtttttgtttttatccAAACACCTCCGAAATTGGAAAACTCGCGTCTGGAAAAGCAAACTCGCGTATAGGGCGTAAAAACGCACAACCAAACAGACGCTAAATCTATCATAATGATATCAAATATATAATGCCTATTTTCCTTGAAACTATATCCACACATAATCTATCAACTCATTGATGTCTTTTCAATTAAGATTAGTATCCCCATAATCATTACacatttttttacttaataaaGGCAAACACAATTCATTCACACATTACTACTAAAAGTTAAAAAATCAGATTTATCCAAAACAATACCAAATATGGATGATTCTATAATGACAATCACATATCCTATTATGGGTTGAATTATATCAACATGTTTTCTTTCTAGATTAAACTTAGATGTACTTCGTTGGATTGTAGAAATTGTTCATAcaatcaatttctttttcgCAAAACAATTTACTTCACCAAACAAACCATTTTTCTATTTATGATTATATTGATCATATCACTTTACATAGTTTAACACCAAAATTTCATTCATcaagtttttaatttttcatcatcattattgcACAACACAAATCAAGCCCATTTTACTGTAAAATTAATCAACTATTTTATACTAATCTAACCAACTcattatattttcactttttataGCCTTATGGTGAAATGCAACCAAAGTTTGTCCAAGAAGTTCTTCACGAGCTTGATCAACACTTGATTCTTATTGATCGAAATAACCATAGAATGACGGTCAAATTCAATCGCTCCTCACAACACCCACTTATCTATGATGGTTGGAATGAaatgagagtttttttttaacataaatggAAACAAATTGCTTTTGATGACTTATGTTGGTAATAACAACTTTGTGGTAGATGTTAAGAATTCCAACCACTATCACTACCCTCATATAATTCTCTTAAGCATATTATGCCTGTTCATAATTCTTTCAATGTTACTCTTACCCAAACTATGGTTACAAAATCACAAATAGTAAGTTTATACTTTTCCttaaatctaaatttttttgttatccCTTTTCAAATTTAAGATGATAATTAAACTTTTATTGCAGAGTCTGAAAAAAAACTTTGCTGAATGTATAAGAAATGCTGGATATAAGTATGTTAGACTCTATGGACCAATTGGAGCTGAAGTTGATGTATCAGTTGTTAAATGTCATCCACAAAAGTCATGGAAGATCAAATTTGGAAGCAATTGGAAGAAATTCGTtgctataaattattttgttgtcGGTGATAATCTTAATTTCCAATTTATCAACCAACAAAATTCCAACCTGATCAAAGTTATCAAAATAgtttgattattatttatatgttatcTAATTATGAAATTTCTCCTTATATATTATGTATGTGTTTCTTATTATTATGTATATTAGAAGCATGTTGCACTTtagtactattattattatattataattgattttgttatATCTTTGTTTATCATATTAGTTATATTTTTACTATAGACAATATAAACTTCATAACTACTTAACAAATTTCTTTGTTAACACAAATAGCATATATTAATGATTTGATGTAAATCACACATATATCACCACACTACAAATACATTTCAATGCTCACATCACATGCAATACAATGTCTTATATTGAAACCAATTTTTCATTACTTATGCATGACCAATTTTAACAAATGCCATCTACGATAATAATCAAACTTGAAACGGAGAACATCACCTACTTTAAACTGATTACATTCACAATTATAAAATCAGCAATAACATAACTTCTAAGCTAAAAtgctatttaaaataacatctaaaaataaactataagctaatgAGAAATtgtttttaccaaacacttatAATTTAGAACAAGCTTATAGAAGAAGCTTATAAGTAAGCTTGTTACCAATTATAAGCTAGTGTTACCAATTAGACACAtagttatattaaattaatctttataaattttcagtTAGCTTCATTGAGTTCTCCCTTATTTCTATTAATTAGATGATTATCtaaagtttttttaatataatattttgacaatcttatataaagatattatatatgtttcttTTCGAAACAAAAACTCTACAATAGCACAAAGCTCAACTGTAACACCTAAATAATTGATGCAAGTAGTAACAtagttttttaatatatgttatATACGTTATTAAGGGAAGTTAAAAAAACGGAGTCAATTTAGCTCGTTATTTAAACAAGTATATCGATTATTAACATCAAACAGGACTTagcttttttcagcttattttgcTAAAATATCATGGCAAGACTTagcttttttcttattttgattGCTTCCATTTGTACAATAACAATAGCTTCAACCCCAAACGCTGATATTAATTATTTGCACAAATGTGGAAAACATATAGGAGAAAAATGTGGAAAACTTGTTTACAACAAATTGTTTACTTCTAATAAAACTAAGATTTCCGAAGATTGTTGTTATAAGCTTTTTCAAAATGGATACTATTGTCACACCAAAATGTCTTTATCTATCCTTGGAAGTGATGAAAGGTTCAAAAATGAAGATTGGATCCATTTTCTTACCAAAGTAGATAAAGTTTACCACAAGTGTGATCTCGTTACTAGACCAAAAAACACCACATTTTTGACTACATGCGTAGAAGAAATAGGCTCACATTGTGGAGAAGAAGTATTTAACGGTATAGTCAATGAAAATAACATTTCTAAGCAATGTTGTGGAAAGCTTGTGAAAATGGGTCATAAATGCCATAACAATATGGCCAAGGCTTTGATTCGCACCCCAGAAATGAAGAATGTAGATGCAATTCAATTTCTAgaaaagagtaaaaaaatatgGCATCATTGTAAGAGTATTGATGACTAAAAATTCTTCTTGTACGATTAATTACAACCCCATAAAAAGAAttatagaaaaatgaaaagaaaaaacaagtgAAACCAAATGCATAATTATATTAAGTTTATTTAATTGCTTcatttacaaaagaaaaaaatcttaaaagttACATATGGCTGCCTACCATCATCTTCCCACCCAAAATCAGAACCATGTAGTCACGATTGTCAGTGGTGCGATCAATCTTTACTAATGTGTAACTATGAAACTCCCTCTGTGGTGTTCTGTTAATCCGTTTAGGGCAGGTCGATCCTTCAACTGTCTCCCTCTTCCTCGCGGTGGTTGTTTGTTTTATGCTTAGAACCATACCTTAACACCAGTTTCAATTGATAACTCTATCATTCATTAGTACAACAAAAACGTTGGCAAAACACTTATTCTTCATATAATGCTGCAAAATCTAATCTTCAATTATctataaattcaaaaaaaaaaatgcagttaTTTATATATCAACAGAATTACAACATTCATGATATTAAATATCACTTAAACAATATGTGCTATTACTCAAGTAAGCTCTTGgaatttatcattttatcatTCAGAGTGTTCTAATTGCATGTCATATTTGGCTATATATTAGGTCTAAATTATATAACGGATTATTATTTATCAATCACTAAccataaaattaaacatttcttttttcattaaaaagttattattatttctaCTACCACAAGTAACTTAAAAATTCAGccactcaacaacaacaactttttcattcaatgTCATTATCTTAACAAGTAATGAATTTATGAACTCATTCAATTCTAATAACCACTACCTACAATAACCACTATAATAACCCGTTATCAATCATATTATATTGAACAAACTTTTCAATATACCCTTTCAATAACAACATCCTAACAATGTCATTCAAAAGAAGAACTATCAAGTTTAATGAAAAAGGAGGATTTGTAACTGCAAATATTGTTGGCCAGGTAACATGTtccaaaaaaattgttctaaaaacaatttattattttgtttgcaAATCAAATTTTTCCTGTTGGAGAACTTGAACCAACATTCATCAACCAAATTTCTCATGaactatataaataaatcattatgATTAATCGATATCTGTCAGCCCGATTGCCTGTGAAATTCAATTGCTCTTTAACTAAACCTATGATTACTGAGGGATGGGAAGAAATGAGAAAAGTTTTTCGAATTGAGGGAAATCAATTGGTTACAACGACTTATGCAGGGTTTAAACGTTTCATTGTTGATGTTCACCCAGGAGAACTAAATCCAAATGAATTGTCATCATTACACTCTTTCAAATTTGAAGACAATGAACCACTTTCTTTTAGTGTCAGACCCACAGATTATGAAGCAACAAAATCTCAGTTGGTTAGTATCaagttgtttatatttattaaaatcatTTCACTTTCATCTATAGCTTCAATATTTGTGTATAATTCATGTGCAGACTTTAAATAAGGAATTTGCAGAATATGTTCGAACAACAGAATATGACCAAGTAATATTGTGTGGTCCAAATGGTACTTCAATTGcaacaaaaataatcaaatacaaAGTTCGATGGTATTATACGGTCAAATTTGGATCTCAATGGAGAAAATTTGTATCCACAAAAGGATTTGTTTCTGGTGATGTGCTTAATTTCATGTTTATTGACAAAGAAAAGAACAATGTCATGAGAGTTGTCAAGCTAGAAGATTAGTCTCTGAATGCTTAAGAATTAGCCCTGATTATGCAACGTTATTATCTCTagaattttcaatttatattcCAATGTTTGTTGTCTTTTATTATCTCAGTCTCTGTAACTTTTATATTTGTTTAGTGAACTAATTATGCTTAACTATCCCTTTGCAAATTCGAGTTTATTGGATTAAGCTATGAATTGTGGATGATAAGTATACATGACAAACCTATTCGACCAATCTATGAACCATTCTACACAACTTCATCTACAATGTAATTGAGTATAAGTCATCAAAATAATCTCTGATATTCATGTCAGGAATACCTATACACAATCAATTTCAGATTGTACCTAAATATACTTATCAAAATGAACAACCAAATGAACAATTTATAGGACGATCCTATCTTACTTACTTGGATGCACAAACTCCTTCAGTCGGTgaccttttaaattttaaacttgATAAAACATCACAGTTCCTTTTAGTTTCTAAAATTACTACTCATAACCTTTAAATCTATCTTCAATGTATGTTGCTCTAATAAGTTGTATCTTCGTATGAGGCTATTTTCTATTTGTCTATGTATCCAACTACCTATAAGAATTATGGTTTTGTAATAAAGAAACCATGtataaatctaatttatattctACTGTACTTTAATTTGTTGGTATAACTGCTGGTATTTTTATCATGCTTCTTTGTAACTTGGATCAACATCTGAATGACAACCTATCAAACTATAAACAACTATTTTAATCAGGCATGATATAAGCTTCAATTACATAACACtgcataaacttaaaaaatatgcTTCATAATCAATTATCAATGCACATACACATTAACACAAGCATTACAAATTTAAACACAAAATATCAAACTACTTATATAGACATTCAACAAGtttcataataaaattacaCTTACCAAATTTACTAAACTGGAGATAAAGTCCTTAAGATTAGCCTCCTAACATCATCATGGATCATATATTGTTCAAACATTATACATACTACATACTTCAACATTTGATCCCAACATTTTGACTTAAACTTCACTTCACTTAATATTAGGATCTGTACCAATTTTGTAGACATACACTTCTTTTCAAATGTTGCTACATCTGAATCAAACTTAAAAGGCAGAATATGACCTTTGTAAAAATCGTTGCATTGAC
This genomic interval from Trifolium pratense cultivar HEN17-A07 linkage group LG6, ARS_RC_1.1, whole genome shotgun sequence contains the following:
- the LOC123892179 gene encoding uncharacterized protein LOC123892179, with amino-acid sequence MINRYLSARLPVKFNCSLTKPMITEGWEEMRKVFRIEGNQLVTTTYAGFKRFIVDVHPGELNPNELSSLHSFKFEDNEPLSFSVRPTDYEATKSQLTLNKEFAEYVRTTEYDQVILCGPNGTSIATKIIKYKVRWYYTVKFGSQWRKFVSTKGFVSGDVLNFMFIDKEKNNVMRVVKLED